One genomic window of Deltaproteobacteria bacterium includes the following:
- the fliP gene encoding flagellar biosynthetic protein FliP produces MFKILISLPCWRSIKKKALLASAVILLALVLPATSLAAEPVLPTLSLSLAAGQTDPEKVSVLLEILALLTVLSLAPGIVLTLTSFTRIIIVFHFLRQAMGTQQMPPNQIMAGLAIFMTVAIMFPVGKQINDQALQPYLDERIGYKEALERTETPLRSFLFKHTREKDLSVFYSITGIERPQSKDDVPFMLLVPAYVISELKTGFQIGFLIYIPFLILDMVVASILLSMGMMMLPPVMVSMPFKILLFIMVDGWNLLVGSLVNSFA; encoded by the coding sequence ATGTTCAAGATCCTGATTTCGCTTCCGTGCTGGAGAAGCATCAAAAAGAAGGCCTTGCTAGCCTCGGCCGTAATTCTGCTGGCCCTGGTCTTGCCGGCCACAAGTCTGGCCGCTGAACCTGTTCTGCCGACTTTGTCCCTTTCCTTGGCTGCGGGCCAGACCGATCCTGAGAAGGTTTCCGTCCTGCTCGAAATCCTGGCTCTGCTGACGGTTCTCTCTCTAGCTCCGGGGATTGTCCTGACCCTGACTTCCTTTACAAGAATCATCATCGTTTTCCATTTTCTCCGGCAGGCCATGGGCACCCAGCAGATGCCGCCGAACCAGATCATGGCTGGCCTGGCAATCTTCATGACCGTGGCTATCATGTTCCCGGTTGGAAAACAGATCAACGATCAGGCCTTGCAGCCCTACCTCGACGAGAGAATCGGCTACAAGGAGGCTCTAGAGCGGACCGAAACCCCTCTTCGATCATTTCTTTTCAAGCACACCAGAGAGAAGGACCTGTCGGTCTTCTACTCCATCACCGGCATCGAACGCCCTCAGAGCAAAGACGACGTTCCGTTCATGCTGCTCGTTCCCGCCTACGTCATCAGCGAACTGAAGACCGGTTTTCAGATCGGTTTTTTGATCTACATACCCTTTCTGATTTTGGACATGGTTGTGGCCAGCATCCTTTTGTCCATGGGAATGATGATGCTTCCGCCGGTCATGGTTTCCATGCCCTTCAAGATTTTGCTCTTCATTATGGTCGACGGCTGGAATCTTCTGGTCGGATCTCTCGTCAACAGTTTTGCCTGA
- the fliQ gene encoding flagellar biosynthetic protein FliQ yields MTPEFVIGFARQSIELTLTIALPMLGVGLLVGVFVSMVQAATQIQEMTLTFVPKIIAVFLALLFTFPWIMDKIVTFTREVFLNLPKYIS; encoded by the coding sequence ATGACTCCGGAATTCGTTATCGGGTTTGCCAGACAATCCATCGAACTGACCCTGACCATCGCATTGCCCATGCTCGGTGTCGGCCTGCTGGTCGGTGTTTTCGTCAGCATGGTTCAGGCGGCCACCCAGATCCAGGAAATGACTCTGACTTTCGTTCCAAAGATCATCGCCGTCTTTTTGGCGTTGCTTTTCACCTTCCCTTGGATCATGGACAAGATAGTGACCTTCACCAGAGAAGTCTTTCTCAATCTTCCAAAGTATATAAGCTAG